One Sphingobacteruim zhuxiongii DNA window includes the following coding sequences:
- a CDS encoding Crp/Fnr family transcriptional regulator codes for MIPIELLLDKGAVTKQVDSGQIIYYENSACNYYYQIISGRVRLSNFMIDGREVLHKVVCANDGFGEVAIFDEGLHGITAVADCQTTLIKISKDSFREILKEYHSFYQYFAQKIAKDLHFKQFLTSLVCNFGPEEILSKLIHKLNENTNLICHECHRLMLTRQQLANMTGLRVETIIRTMKQMEKKDKLQIVKGKVYIPADGIG; via the coding sequence ATGATTCCAATCGAATTACTTTTGGACAAAGGGGCAGTCACGAAACAAGTTGATTCTGGTCAAATAATATATTATGAGAATAGTGCTTGTAATTACTATTATCAGATTATTTCTGGTCGTGTACGGCTCAGTAATTTTATGATTGATGGCCGAGAAGTACTACATAAAGTGGTTTGTGCGAACGATGGTTTTGGTGAGGTTGCTATTTTCGATGAAGGTTTACATGGAATCACTGCTGTTGCGGATTGCCAGACAACGCTCATAAAGATCAGTAAAGATTCGTTTAGAGAAATTCTAAAAGAGTATCATAGTTTCTACCAATACTTCGCTCAGAAAATAGCGAAAGATCTTCATTTTAAGCAGTTTCTGACGAGCCTTGTTTGCAACTTTGGACCAGAAGAAATTTTAAGTAAGCTGATTCATAAGTTAAATGAGAATACGAATCTGATTTGTCATGAATGTCATCGTTTGATGTTGACTCGCCAACAATTAGCCAATATGACGGGTCTTCGAGTAGAAACGATCATCCGTACGATGAAACAAATGGAAAAGAAAGATAAGCTACAAATTGTTAAAGGTAAAGTCTATATACCGGCAGATGGCATAGGGTAA